In Azospirillaceae bacterium, a genomic segment contains:
- a CDS encoding DUF58 domain-containing protein, translating to MSPSDARPHPPSAQRQAASRLRDRADVLAQRLPPLLVAAERVASTVAPGLHGRRRVGTGEAFWQFRRYQQGDDTDQIDWRQSAKGDHVFVRENEWEAAQSVWLWRDATPAMDWRSGPELPLKRERADLLALALACLLVRGGERVGLVGGPRPQPGRTALEPLAMALSRADAAPLAVPPALPLTRHARLVVMGDLLAPLDRIQAAVAFHAGAGLRGHLLQILDPAEETLPYEGRVEFRAVAGDDRLLVPRVDSLRDSYRERLAAHRAGLAQIARANGWTFGLHHTDQPPQAALLGLWGALGQESVRAAAAHAGVAHSMEGGA from the coding sequence ATGTCCCCGTCCGACGCCCGCCCCCATCCCCCATCGGCGCAAAGGCAGGCGGCCTCCCGCCTGCGCGACCGCGCCGATGTCCTGGCCCAGCGCCTGCCGCCCCTGCTGGTGGCGGCGGAGCGGGTGGCATCCACCGTGGCGCCCGGCCTGCACGGCCGCCGGCGCGTGGGCACGGGCGAGGCCTTCTGGCAGTTCCGCCGCTATCAGCAGGGCGACGACACCGACCAGATCGACTGGCGCCAGTCGGCCAAGGGCGACCACGTCTTCGTCCGCGAGAATGAGTGGGAGGCGGCGCAGAGCGTCTGGCTGTGGCGCGACGCGACGCCGGCCATGGACTGGCGTTCCGGTCCGGAATTGCCGCTGAAGCGGGAACGCGCCGACCTGCTGGCCCTGGCGCTGGCCTGCCTTCTAGTACGGGGCGGCGAACGGGTCGGTTTGGTGGGCGGCCCCCGGCCGCAGCCCGGCCGCACGGCGCTGGAGCCGCTGGCCATGGCGCTGTCGCGGGCTGATGCCGCCCCCCTGGCGGTGCCGCCGGCCCTGCCCCTGACCCGCCACGCCCGGCTGGTGGTGATGGGCGATTTGCTGGCGCCGCTGGACCGGATCCAGGCCGCCGTCGCCTTCCATGCCGGTGCGGGCTTGCGCGGCCACCTGCTGCAGATCCTGGACCCGGCGGAAGAGACCCTGCCCTATGAAGGCCGGGTGGAGTTCCGCGCCGTGGCCGGCGACGACCGCCTGCTGGTGCCCCGGGTGGACAGCCTGCGCGACAGCTATCGCGAGCGGCTGGCCGCCCACCGCGCCGGCCTGGCGCAGATCGCCCGCGCCAATGGCTGGACCTTCGGTCTGCACCATACCGACCAGCCGCCCCAGGCCGCCCTGCTGGGCCTATGGGGCGCCCTGGGCCAGGAAAGCGTCCGCGCAGCCGCCGCCCATGCCGGTGTCGCCCATTCCATGGAAGGGGGCGCCTGA